The window acacactcacacatgccaTCACCTCACACCCCAAAAGGCCACTGTAGGATTTTAATGCCAACACAACCTCATGCCCTGCGGTACTGCCACCACGTAACAATGAATCGTGACTGTTCACATGTAACTCCTTATGGACACGCAAAGAGATACAGAACCACAAAACGTGTCTGGAGCTCTCTGACAGGTGTTGGACTGATGTTCATTTTCCTGGGTGGAAAGTtaattgttgttatttatttggCGGCTTATCCTGTCTTTATTTTCACAGGACAGGTGATGTCCAGTatatatgtaaaatgtgtaaaaaaaaaataaaataaataaaaatcacaaaactCCAAATTTTGCCATACTGAatttttgtgacatttatttggttcccagtgttttttattgaattacACATTGAGAAATTTTATATGAGGTGTAATTTAAATTATGTTTGTTGACTATTGAACCTAAGCAGAAGCTGTATTTAGTGTTCACAGCGATGTCTCATTGATTGTACTGTCATTGATCAATCTACTCTTCACTCACATCAAGAACACATGCTTGATTTTGGCTCAGGCATTAACAGTAAGATTTTTCATCATCTTCCTTCTCAGTAAAGAAATCGTATGTTTCAAAGTTGCCTTGCGAGGAACCCGTTCTCTCTTTGTCTCGTCTTTTAGCTGGAAGTCAATAATCATTTGAATGATAGGGGCAGAGGGGAAGTCCATGCATATGATTCCAAAACGCTGGTTCAGGTCTGTTTTGGCCTTCAGGTAGTTGTACAGTTGTGTGTTGATGCGCTGAGCCACGGCTCTGGGGTACGCGAACACACCGGCTCCACTGCTGTAGGTGAGAAAGATCTGGTCCTTGTTTCCGGTTGGTGCGGCCTCCAGGTGGTCATACACACTCTGCCATTTCTGCTCCAGGTGCAGAAGCGTGGGAACCTACAGGGAGTGGCAAAAAACATTTCAGGTCAAGTTATCCTACAGATTACATCAGAAAAGACAATGGCAGACTGATATAAGACTACATGCAGATGATAATAAACAgtatgagcattaattataggAAAGCCTCATTGTTCTTAACCGTACTTGCTTGACTGAATTTAAAATATCATACAGGGTGCGTTATCATTTTGTAGTTCAGATATTGGAAATTGCTCTGGAAATGAAAATTTTGATATATAAAAGATGAAGTCACCACCTTGAATGGATATGATTTGGAGTTATTGCTCCTTCAGATATAGCCTAATAATGGCAGTGGCAAGTATATGGCAAAAAATAACTGTAATGAAAGAAAGACTGTCCTCAAATTTACGAAGGTGTTAAGAATAGGCTACCACTTTTGATAAAATCAACTCATATCCTACAATATCAACAGATTTATCAATATGTGCAAATCAGTGATGGATGTAGTGGATCTTCCTTTGGCTTTATTAACTTGATTGTCATGATGTGACTGTGGCagtgtttttcttgtgtttttgtcaatgttattaaaatgaaaaatgtgtggtTCTGTATGTATTTCAGAGTAGATGGATTGATATTGTTTTTGAGAGATTAGAGATTAGAGTTTAGAGATTAGAGTCATAACTTCTTGTCATACCCTCCAGTCGTCAGCTATGTCCAGGGAGCCATAGCGCATCCCCAAGTCTGGCCCAGAAAACTCTTGCATGATGATGAGTTTCCCTCGGGCCTCTCCCATAGTGGGCACCAGTCGACTGTGCCACAGCAGGTCCCAATTGGCGTAGCGGTGGATGTAGTCTACCACGGCACCGTAGATGTCATAGGTCTCACTGAACTCCTCCCTGAGACGCATCAGCACAGTCTCCGTTGGATACTCGCGCAGGAAGTTCACCACCCCCTCCAGGACTTGGCCAAAGTGAGCCCTCTGGTAGGACACCCCATGGTGGATGGTGAGGTTCCCCTTGACGTGACGCACACGGATGTCCAGGAAGCGGACACCGGAACGGAGCTGGGACGACAGGCTCCAGGACTGGCACTCAGCATAGATGCCACCGTACAGGGCCATGGTGTTGTGGGTCCCGGGCATGGTGACCTCAGACAGCGGCTGATCATCAGGGATTTTAGCCATCCAGGAGGGGTTGAGGAACTCCGGTGTAGATGTGTCATCATAGTCAGGTCTCTGAGTGGCACCATAACTTAAACCAGTGGCTCTAAAACATAAGACAGATCTGTCAGTCAGGAATGTTATACATCTATCATGTCAGTGTTTAAACAACAGCTGCCTACCAGGTACCAGTATTTTATAGTTCATAATACTGGATGCCTTAAAGCCCCATAACactgtaactttaaaaaatgatgataaaaaccTGGTATGGAACTATATTTTGTATTTGCCAAAgttaaaattaaactaaagtCATATTTAGTCATCTCTCTTTGCAGTcaaaaatatcaataataaaaagtaatttttaAGTCAAGCactcacattttaaattaactgTTGAGTTAATTATATCtctaatacaatataaaaaaatatgatgatataaatATGTGATTTTCAAACTATACTCAGCCTATAATTGATGATGTGTTATCAGTCATGTTTTTAATACTCACCCCACAAGCACCATTAACTGCATTAACATGCTCTTCATTTTCACTGGCCCTTGTCCGATGTCTCTTATTATATCTGAAGTAAAGatgagaaaaatacaaactgagGTCAACAGTTATTTACATGTAATCAAAGTGGATAACAAACAGGTCAGGATGATGATCATGCGATTAGCCAGAGCAACAACGAATCAATAGAtctattaatacattttcaataaaGTTACTCAACAGAGCAGAGCGAGCAATCCATCCTCACTTGTTAATGATGAAAAAGCAAATTGAGGATAAAAACTCATTTATTTAGAATTGCATACACCATTTAACTTGAACCTCACTTTactctgttttgtctgttctacactctcttttatctgttttgtttcttattgttttgttacttatttactgttttgtttattaattgtACAGTGTCCTCTAGTGCCCACAGAGGCGCCTTCAAgtaaaatgtattactattattattattattcatgtattttaatcaGGATATAAATGGTAAATCTCACTTACTTGTTGCTGGTAGAGATAATAAAAATGGAACTTTTCTAAATTTTAGTCACTCTAGGGATACATGCAGTAAATATTGTTCAGTCATCTTAGTTCAACTCTACTTTATTTCATCAGCAAGCTAACATGCacttaaaaaattaaacaaaaaacagaccCCCCTCCTAAATTCACGTCAGCAAATGAAGCAAAAACAACCAGTGGAAACAATTTGATCCTGGTCCAGGCCAAGGTCAACCCCAGCTCACCCCTCCAGGCCATTTCAATGGCAGGCTTAACCTTTATAATCCTAAAACTGAACCAAACCATCCAGTGCTGCACTGTGAAACCTGCTGATGTGTTGATGTGCTGCTCTCACTCCCAGCTCCAGTTCATACCTGAAACCAGCAGGTGTTCGTCCTCTGTCCGGTCTGGTTGCCTGGGGACGACTgacagaaagagggacagaaagagCGGAGTGGATGGTCAGAGTCGAAATGACAGAGTCAGTGTGTGGACCCGGGATTTTATTGTGGGAAACAGCAAAGAGCAGCAGCTGAGCTCTACGCTGGAGCACTGGGGTGGgactggaggtgtgtgtgtgtgtgtgtgtgtgtgtgtgtgtgtgtgtgtgtgtgtgtgtgcgtgcgtgtgcgtgtgtgtgttagggtatGTGAATTGTATTCATCTGATCACATTCATCACTAAGTGTGGTTCAGAAACACATGGAAAAATCAAGTcaagacatttaaaatgcagAGATCTGGTCAGTAGATTGACTATTGACTATTTGAAATACTTTCTTGTTGTAAAAATAGCTTTGGGGAGTTTTTCTATGTGCAACAGCAGCTGAGTGTTTTCCCAAAGTGTTTCTTATCAGTGGAAAAAAAGCCAAAGATAGCACAGCAGTAACAGAGTAaacttacttcttttttttaaagaaacaataacAATTTGGTGTTTGTGACATAAGAAGTCAATATAATACCTATACCTATATGATATAGTCTGTTGTATGcaaaatatttctgttttaatcaaatcacagtagatataaaaaataacagaaacacccAGGACAGAGGACATCAAGTATCCAAAAGGTGGGTTTGATTTTTTACTTCTCTGTAATGATGTAAGTAAGTCCTAAAGTGTCCAGAAAGGTCAAATCATGTTTATATCTGGTGCCTGAATAGGCCagatatatgtttatatgtggtGCCCCCCCAGGCACTCACTCCCAAATatcatttgacccattttatccAGTTTCTTGTAGTGACAAAGGTACTGTGGAGTTTTTCCATGTAGTACATAAACCGCAGCTGAGTGTTTCCCCACAATGTATCTTATCAGTGAGTAAAAGCCAAAGATAGCACAGTGTTAATAggttaaatataaagaaaacaaacaataaagagAACTTGCACAGTAGTGACATAAGAAGTCAATATAATATGGTTTTTAAGAATATTTCTAACAGACTATTTTGAGAAAAAATTACTTTCAAGTATAATAAAAGGCAGAAAATGTGACTTGAGAAGGCCCACAGTTCTAATTAAATTACTGctggtggacaaaataacaataacaccCAGCAATGAAAATATCAAGTAAGCCTATCCAACAGGAAGGTTTGACTATATGGAAACATGCACCCTATTAcctatttaacacatttttcccATCCTAACACCTCAAACATGGGGATGTTAGGATGGGTTCTTCATGTTTCGATGGGCACTTGGAAGAACAATACGTTTAAAGGAAGACAGAATATATAAGTTTAAGAACTGCACACCAAATTAAAGTGGTCTAGTTAAGAGGAGCTGTAAATTGTTTTGGGCTTTGCTGGTGCTGGAAGAGAAGGACAACTTTTTGTCTGTAAAAGTATAAAACTAGAAGAGAGTACTCAGCCAACTGCAGATCTCCATCAAGTGTGTACAGTCCAGATGGTGGTGAAGATAACAGAAACAGGGATTTATTCATCTTGTATCATGCCTAACTTTAGTAGATCATAACATTTGAGGATATGGAATTAATCAGCAGATGAGACCAAAACTTTCTATGGATATCAGTTTTTGAGCCACAGCAAAGCCCAGAAAGTGTTCTGCAACAGACTAGGCAAGTTTTGTTGTTAGCAAAGCTGATTGCATATGCCTTTTCCTTTGTCATAAAGCTTATGTTGCTGGAAGAGAAGGCCAACTTtggaggggaagggagtgcagggttgggacataggagggaggagggaggaggggttgttgctgttcaagttttttcaaagtgctgtgtgaaatgcaagaaaagtaagagtaaaagtaaaaagaaaacctattttttttttttaaatatatattttttaggtAGGATTTACTTTTCATTTCTGACAAAAggtcagaattctgactttaatctcagaattctgagaaaaacgtcaatgaaaaaaaaaaatcctttttttttttagattttggaaattcctttttttcagtgGCCCTAATACTTTTCCGTATCAATTAGACGtgtaactgtaaaaaaacaaaaaa is drawn from Scomber japonicus isolate fScoJap1 chromosome 15, fScoJap1.pri, whole genome shotgun sequence and contains these coding sequences:
- the si:dkey-266f7.9 gene encoding 1-phosphatidylinositol phosphodiesterase, coding for MKSMLMQLMVLVGATGLSYGATQRPDYDDTSTPEFLNPSWMAKIPDDQPLSEVTMPGTHNTMALYGGIYAECQSWSLSSQLRSGVRFLDIRVRHVKGNLTIHHGVSYQRAHFGQVLEGVVNFLREYPTETVLMRLREEFSETYDIYGAVVDYIHRYANWDLLWHSRLVPTMGEARGKLIIMQEFSGPDLGMRYGSLDIADDWRVPTLLHLEQKWQSVYDHLEAAPTGNKDQIFLTYSSGAGVFAYPRAVAQRINTQLYNYLKAKTDLNQRFGIICMDFPSAPIIQMIIDFQLKDETKRERVPRKATLKHTISLLRRKMMKNLTVNA